Proteins from one Flavobacterium sp. N2038 genomic window:
- a CDS encoding UvrD-helicase domain-containing protein, with product MSKIEITSETKLTDIEQHFRVSAGPGAGKTHWLCEHIKNVLHRSVRLEKTRKIACITYTNTAVETILSRIGTSAERAEISTIHSFLYQHIIKPYAPFIAAEYGLNISEIDGHDDTILSNFGFINDWKTRTAQQRIREDNLIAKAFHAIKWKFDSSGALVAGTDYPHKVGSYSIKKSSYLEYKKMAWEKGVLHHDDVLFFSFQIIKKFPFVLEVLRSKFPYIFIDEFQDSSPIQVEIFRNIGLKESKIGIIGDQAQSIYKFQGADPTQFMLFSLPGIIDYVMKENRRSTNEIIEVLNIVRKDITQEKYRNESDSKPLIIIGDFANASQKIKHAYADEPLYSLSRDNITANLMKKQISGFNDSKLFEELNDNDKPGSGNKYRSAIVAICIKAIEYAREGKFKDAIKEMQKEFKTKTDPMIGKRKSLDIIVLLLSNYDTYKDGSLYDFFTFVKQNIKPEISDLRKGSAKSFYDNHTYQQMTLCVKIPEDLSRDKTIHKAKGDEFDNVLLILPEEKDLSFLLTPDTQNNEEHRVNYVAVSRAKNKLFISVPTLSATNMATLKSHFEIKTLLESI from the coding sequence ATGTCAAAAATAGAGATAACATCAGAAACCAAGCTGACTGATATTGAACAACATTTTAGGGTTTCCGCAGGACCAGGGGCTGGAAAAACACATTGGCTTTGCGAGCATATAAAAAATGTTTTACATCGTTCCGTTCGCTTAGAAAAAACCAGAAAAATAGCCTGTATAACATATACAAATACAGCTGTAGAAACTATCCTTTCAAGAATTGGAACATCAGCAGAACGGGCAGAAATATCAACAATTCATAGCTTTTTATATCAGCACATTATAAAACCTTATGCTCCTTTTATTGCTGCAGAGTATGGATTAAACATTTCAGAAATAGATGGACACGATGATACTATTCTTTCCAACTTTGGATTTATCAATGACTGGAAAACCAGAACAGCTCAGCAACGAATTAGGGAAGATAATTTAATTGCAAAAGCTTTCCATGCAATCAAATGGAAGTTTGATAGCAGTGGAGCTTTAGTCGCTGGGACAGATTATCCTCATAAAGTCGGGAGCTATTCAATCAAAAAATCTTCCTATCTTGAGTATAAGAAAATGGCATGGGAGAAAGGTGTCTTGCACCACGATGATGTACTTTTTTTCAGTTTTCAAATAATTAAGAAATTTCCCTTTGTACTAGAGGTCCTCAGGTCAAAATTTCCTTATATTTTTATAGATGAATTTCAAGACAGCAGTCCTATACAGGTAGAAATTTTTAGAAATATTGGACTTAAAGAAAGTAAAATTGGAATTATTGGTGATCAGGCACAGTCCATATATAAATTTCAAGGCGCTGATCCAACTCAGTTCATGCTTTTCAGTCTTCCTGGTATTATTGATTACGTAATGAAAGAAAACAGAAGAAGTACAAATGAAATAATTGAAGTTCTTAATATTGTTAGAAAAGATATAACTCAGGAAAAATACAGGAACGAATCTGATTCAAAACCACTAATTATCATAGGTGATTTTGCGAATGCTTCACAAAAAATAAAACACGCATATGCCGATGAACCTCTATACTCTTTATCAAGAGACAACATCACTGCAAATCTGATGAAAAAGCAAATAAGTGGTTTTAATGATTCAAAACTTTTCGAAGAACTGAACGATAACGATAAACCAGGAAGCGGTAATAAATATCGAAGTGCAATTGTGGCAATTTGCATCAAAGCAATCGAATATGCTAGAGAAGGTAAATTCAAAGATGCAATAAAGGAAATGCAGAAGGAATTTAAAACAAAAACTGATCCTATGATTGGTAAAAGGAAGAGTCTGGATATTATTGTATTACTGCTCTCTAATTATGACACCTATAAGGACGGCTCCTTATATGATTTTTTCACGTTTGTAAAACAAAACATAAAACCTGAAATTTCAGATTTAAGAAAAGGCAGCGCGAAAAGTTTTTATGACAATCATACTTATCAACAGATGACATTATGTGTAAAAATACCAGAAGATTTAAGTCGTGACAAAACAATACATAAAGCAAAAGGTGATGAATTTGATAATGTTTTATTAATTCTCCCAGAAGAAAAGGATCTGTCTTTTTTACTCACACCGGACACGCAGAATAATGAAGAACATAGGGTAAATTATGTTGCAGTAAGCAGGGCCAAAAATAAACTTTTTATTTCTGTTCCTACTTTAAGTGCCACAAACATGGCCACATTAAAATCGCATTTTGAAATTAAAACTCTTTTAGAATCAATTTAG
- a CDS encoding ATP-dependent nuclease yields the protein MYISQIEIKNFRNFKECEIQFNEGVNVIIGHNNAGKTNLLKALSLVIDHKASKRLETDDFNKSISIDDLKKAPPKISITIKINKGLHIEPDDLVTIGNWLTKLDSSYEALLTYEFFLPEKEVPNYLNSIKAITETDEIKAAEKAWKIIKHDFIRLFTHKIWGGEISNQTTADSDSLQKFDFQFLDAIRDVERDMLTGRNTLLRDVFDFFMDYEIKNEPEAIKSQSAKIAEIKARKIAFSDKADELIDMLQKRMEQGKEQILSYANVTGASFNDAKPNFEGSISDVEMFSVLKLIVEYNSGIKIPATHNGLGYNNLIYMSLLLAKMQVNSNGSYMGSNAKVYATLAIEEPEAHLHPAMQYKFLKFLKQNRKERKVRQIFVTSHSTNITSAVSLDEIICLHSENGSTSVGYPGKVFPDDKSKKYVQRFLDATKSDMLFAKNVILVEGLAEQLLMSVFAQYEKESLEDNHTVVINVGGRFFDHFLHLFDSTKPNTIHKKIACITDRDPESKIILNGKFKKCYPFEYNLDLATYEYKFNSSALKYPAGTHPNIRFFTQDETKGKTLEYDLLFTNPTSELLLTPSISNQDEILNLMQLYAGGKTPADLLAVLRSSEENDRIISSINIADTSTWDDDIKMRAIIASRYLNSVGKGENALELSYALLENLDLQGTPQYKDFIVPSYIKETIAWICQK from the coding sequence ATGTATATATCACAAATCGAAATAAAAAACTTTAGAAACTTCAAAGAATGTGAAATTCAATTTAATGAGGGAGTAAATGTGATTATTGGTCACAACAATGCCGGAAAAACTAACCTACTTAAAGCACTTTCTTTAGTAATTGATCACAAAGCTTCTAAAAGACTAGAAACTGACGATTTTAATAAATCAATCTCAATAGATGATCTTAAAAAAGCTCCTCCAAAGATTAGTATTACAATCAAGATCAATAAAGGACTCCATATTGAACCTGATGACCTTGTTACTATCGGTAATTGGTTAACCAAACTTGATTCCTCCTATGAAGCCCTTCTTACATACGAATTTTTCCTTCCTGAAAAAGAAGTCCCCAATTATCTTAACTCTATAAAAGCTATAACAGAAACTGATGAAATAAAAGCGGCGGAAAAAGCGTGGAAAATTATTAAACATGATTTTATACGTCTTTTTACCCACAAAATCTGGGGCGGTGAAATTTCAAATCAGACAACAGCAGACAGTGATTCTCTACAAAAATTTGATTTTCAATTTTTAGATGCAATTAGGGATGTTGAAAGAGATATGCTTACAGGCAGGAATACACTTCTGCGTGATGTATTTGATTTTTTTATGGACTACGAAATAAAAAATGAGCCAGAAGCCATTAAAAGTCAAAGTGCAAAAATTGCAGAAATAAAAGCACGTAAAATTGCTTTTTCTGATAAAGCAGATGAGTTAATCGATATGTTACAAAAACGTATGGAACAAGGTAAAGAACAAATCTTATCCTATGCTAATGTAACAGGGGCATCTTTTAATGATGCTAAACCGAACTTTGAAGGAAGTATAAGTGACGTTGAGATGTTTTCAGTCCTAAAACTTATTGTAGAATATAATAGCGGAATCAAGATTCCAGCCACACATAATGGTTTAGGATACAATAATTTGATTTATATGTCCCTCTTACTTGCAAAAATGCAAGTTAATTCGAATGGTTCCTATATGGGAAGTAATGCTAAGGTTTACGCAACTTTGGCAATTGAAGAACCTGAAGCACATTTGCATCCGGCAATGCAATATAAGTTTTTAAAATTTCTAAAACAAAACAGAAAAGAAAGGAAAGTAAGGCAGATATTTGTTACTTCTCACTCGACCAATATTACCTCTGCCGTTTCACTGGATGAAATAATATGCCTACATTCTGAAAATGGAAGCACTTCGGTGGGATATCCTGGCAAGGTTTTCCCGGACGATAAAAGTAAAAAATATGTACAGCGCTTTTTAGATGCTACAAAATCCGATATGCTATTTGCAAAAAATGTGATATTAGTTGAAGGTCTCGCGGAACAATTATTAATGTCAGTATTTGCACAATATGAAAAAGAATCTTTAGAAGATAATCATACGGTGGTCATTAATGTAGGCGGACGCTTTTTTGATCACTTTCTGCACCTGTTTGACAGTACAAAACCAAATACAATCCATAAAAAAATTGCCTGCATCACAGATAGAGATCCCGAAAGCAAAATTATACTTAATGGCAAGTTTAAAAAATGTTATCCATTTGAATACAATCTGGATTTAGCGACATATGAATATAAGTTCAATTCATCTGCATTAAAATATCCTGCGGGAACACATCCCAACATTCGCTTCTTTACACAGGATGAAACGAAGGGAAAAACTCTGGAATATGACCTGCTATTCACCAATCCAACATCAGAATTATTATTAACTCCTTCAATTAGCAATCAAGATGAAATCTTAAATCTAATGCAACTATATGCTGGAGGAAAAACACCTGCTGATTTACTAGCTGTTTTACGTTCTAGTGAAGAAAATGACAGAATTATATCAAGTATCAATATTGCTGATACCTCCACATGGGATGACGACATAAAAATGAGAGCAATTATTGCATCACGCTATTTAAACTCTGTCGGAAAAGGAGAAAATGCATTAGAATTATCTTATGCATTATTGGAAAATCTGGATTTGCAAGGCACACCTCAATATAAGGATTTTATCGTACCAAGTTATATTAAAGAAACAATTGCGTGGATATGTCAAAAATAG
- a CDS encoding Crp/Fnr family transcriptional regulator, which produces MMEQNLFYENIRKYVDLTEAEFEKLSSFYHIEKIERNQIILSEGEICNFEGYILEGCFKIFYKEDNIKDHVLYFAIEDWWVLDIGSFVSGMPSKLNIQALEDSVIMTINNEQKEKLYAEMPKTERLFRLMNQKALESIQLRMISMLNKTADKRYLDFKNKYPTLEQRIPQHQIAAYLGISHEFLSKIRRKLL; this is translated from the coding sequence ATGATGGAGCAAAATCTATTTTACGAAAATATAAGAAAGTATGTCGATTTAACAGAAGCCGAGTTTGAAAAATTGAGCTCGTTTTATCATATTGAAAAGATAGAGCGAAATCAAATAATACTTTCTGAAGGTGAAATTTGCAATTTTGAAGGATATATATTAGAAGGCTGCTTTAAAATTTTCTATAAAGAAGATAACATAAAAGATCATGTTCTCTATTTTGCAATAGAAGACTGGTGGGTGTTAGATATTGGAAGTTTTGTGTCAGGAATGCCTTCGAAATTAAATATTCAGGCTTTAGAGGATTCTGTGATTATGACAATTAACAATGAGCAGAAGGAAAAACTATATGCTGAAATGCCTAAAACAGAAAGACTTTTTCGTTTGATGAATCAAAAAGCCTTAGAATCAATTCAATTGCGAATGATTAGCATGTTAAATAAAACAGCAGATAAACGTTATTTAGATTTTAAAAACAAGTATCCAACACTAGAGCAAAGAATTCCGCAGCATCAGATTGCTGCTTATTTAGGTATTTCACATGAGTTTTTGAGTAAAATTAGAAGGAAGTTGTTATGA
- a CDS encoding helix-turn-helix domain-containing protein, translated as MKPFTFDQIPIMMKKLYDKLEHLEKLIGTISPTGENQDELLNIQETSKLLNLSVSTIYSKVCKREIPFNKQGKRIYFYKHELMQWVKSGRVKTYLEVQNGI; from the coding sequence ATGAAACCATTTACTTTTGACCAGATACCAATAATGATGAAAAAGCTTTATGATAAATTAGAGCATTTAGAAAAACTTATTGGAACAATATCTCCTACTGGAGAAAATCAAGATGAATTATTAAACATTCAAGAAACATCAAAACTTTTAAATCTATCGGTATCAACAATCTATAGTAAAGTATGCAAAAGGGAAATTCCATTTAATAAGCAAGGTAAACGCATTTATTTTTATAAACACGAGCTAATGCAATGGGTTAAGTCCGGTCGAGTAAAAACTTATTTAGAAGTCCAAAATGGTATTTAA
- a CDS encoding KAP family NTPase, whose amino-acid sequence MWADNETSEDLLGFKVHADLLINIINDDSVLPITIGVFGDWGSGKSSILQIVKEEFDKEDDKDSLCIYFNGWTFEGYDDAKAALLNSILKELEDNKKISAEIKDTIKEKTKKLWRSVDWIRGAGMVMKNVALPAVSAYFTGGFSLLPFAVQRLTEWGESPEKIIEKLKSEEGQETFKAFVRESKEGDKNSVNAVAEFRKDFAELLEATSFKRLVVIIDDLDRCSPERIIENLEAIKLFLNVPKTAFIIGADPRIVKYAIEHKYKNNKEIEEDNNRIVIDYLEKLIQLPYSLPRLSESEVETYISMLICKKEVGDIKFKNVLDEFKKYRTTNKYSAFGLSNFEKILEAQEFGKVKDNVITIPALVPLITNSLYGNPRQIKRFLNTYTIRKRLAEIASLQSFNDAVLAKMMILEYSEPKLFKKIFEWQIVQDGVPKEITEIEELCKEKGIDDVILEIKDTDFKEWSKPKIIKWFQIEPLLSGVDLRDYYWIARDKLENSITATSMIPPVVRALFNELLPDNMTATVTKLLLTEKFQSLSDIEKDAFFNLLSSNLKRNPQQKRLYDIFNVMTEEKIENTVYHYIETLKIISVSDIEPAIGTRLADFKGEPEIGPFLNDYFKDGKSKASKAFNLKK is encoded by the coding sequence ATGTGGGCAGATAATGAAACCTCAGAAGATCTATTAGGATTTAAAGTACACGCTGATTTATTAATCAATATAATTAATGACGATTCTGTTTTGCCAATTACAATAGGAGTTTTTGGCGATTGGGGAAGTGGAAAATCCAGCATCTTGCAAATAGTAAAAGAAGAGTTTGATAAGGAGGATGATAAGGATTCTCTTTGCATATATTTTAATGGATGGACTTTTGAGGGATATGATGATGCTAAAGCAGCGTTGTTAAATTCAATTCTTAAAGAATTGGAAGACAATAAAAAGATTTCAGCAGAAATAAAGGATACTATAAAAGAGAAAACAAAGAAGCTTTGGAGGTCTGTTGATTGGATACGTGGTGCAGGTATGGTTATGAAAAATGTTGCTCTACCTGCTGTTTCAGCATACTTTACAGGAGGTTTTAGTTTACTTCCTTTTGCAGTTCAAAGGCTAACTGAATGGGGAGAGAGCCCTGAGAAAATAATAGAAAAACTTAAATCGGAAGAAGGTCAAGAAACATTTAAAGCCTTTGTAAGAGAAAGTAAAGAGGGGGATAAAAATTCAGTAAATGCGGTGGCAGAATTTAGAAAAGATTTTGCAGAACTTTTAGAAGCTACAAGCTTTAAAAGATTAGTTGTAATTATTGATGATTTAGACAGATGCAGTCCTGAAAGAATTATTGAGAACCTTGAAGCTATTAAACTTTTTCTAAATGTGCCTAAAACTGCATTCATAATTGGGGCTGACCCTCGAATTGTGAAATACGCGATTGAGCATAAATACAAAAACAATAAAGAAATCGAAGAAGATAATAACCGAATTGTTATTGATTATTTAGAAAAATTAATTCAGCTTCCTTATTCTTTACCTAGACTTTCCGAATCTGAAGTTGAAACTTACATTTCAATGCTAATCTGTAAAAAAGAGGTTGGTGATATAAAGTTTAAAAATGTTCTTGATGAATTTAAAAAATATAGAACAACTAACAAATATTCTGCATTTGGATTATCAAACTTTGAAAAGATTTTAGAAGCTCAAGAATTCGGAAAAGTTAAAGACAATGTAATCACAATTCCCGCATTAGTACCATTAATTACAAATAGTTTGTATGGAAATCCCCGACAGATTAAACGATTTCTAAATACCTATACTATCAGAAAGAGGCTTGCAGAAATTGCATCGTTGCAAAGTTTTAATGATGCTGTTCTTGCAAAAATGATGATACTTGAATATTCTGAACCCAAGTTATTCAAAAAAATATTTGAATGGCAAATTGTTCAGGATGGTGTACCAAAAGAGATAACAGAAATAGAGGAATTGTGTAAAGAAAAAGGAATTGATGATGTTATATTAGAAATAAAAGATACAGATTTCAAAGAATGGAGTAAACCCAAAATTATAAAATGGTTTCAGATTGAGCCTTTATTATCGGGAGTTGATTTACGAGATTATTATTGGATTGCTCGTGATAAATTAGAAAACTCTATTACTGCAACAAGTATGATTCCGCCAGTAGTAAGAGCATTGTTTAATGAGTTATTACCTGATAATATGACGGCAACAGTTACAAAATTGCTACTAACTGAAAAATTCCAATCCCTTAGTGATATTGAAAAAGATGCGTTTTTTAATCTTCTATCGTCAAACTTGAAAAGGAATCCTCAGCAAAAACGGTTATATGATATTTTCAATGTAATGACAGAGGAAAAAATTGAAAATACAGTTTATCACTATATAGAAACTCTTAAAATAATCAGTGTATCGGATATTGAACCTGCCATTGGTACAAGATTAGCAGATTTTAAAGGGGAACCAGAAATAGGACCTTTTTTAAATGATTATTTTAAAGATGGAAAATCAAAAGCAAGCAAGGCATTTAATTTAAAAAAATAA